The DNA segment AAGTAGGGCGAGGCCCCCATCGGATGACTCCGGTGGGGGCCTTTCCTGCTTCAACGCTCCAAGATCCGCGACAGGGGGACCGCCGGCGTTCCAAGATCGCGACGCGAGGGCGACGCGAGGGCGACGCGAGGGCGGCGCTCGGAGCGGCGCGGAGTGACGCGAAGGGTCAAGCTCGGAGTGGCGCGCGGGGTGACGCGAAGGGTCAAGCGCGGTGTGGCACGCGGGATGGGGTGATGCGCGGAGTGGCGCGCGGGATTGCGCGTGGTGATGCGGAGTGGTGCGGTGCGCGGTCAGTGATTGCGGTAGCGGCGCCAGCGGACCGCCGAGGCGATCGCGGTGGCGACTGACCACGCGGCTACCAGGGAGCCGGCCACCCACCAGCCGACCAGACCGAACACTACGGAAATGACGGCGAGGACGGCGGCGATGATGAAGAGGGGCAGGGGAGGGCGCCCGGTCGCGGACACGCTGAAGTTGCCGCCGCCCATGCGGGCGCAGAACTCCGGGTCGTCGCGCTGGAGTTGGCGCTCGAGCTGCGCCAGCCGCCGGTTGTCCTCTTTACTGAGCATGCCGCCACCTTCCGGTCCGCCCGCGCCGGTACAGCCGATCGAGATATAGCGATCTCGGTCACAGCCATTGTTACCTCTGAGTTGCCTTTGTGATACGGCTCGGTGTGCCGATTTTTCCGTCCACCCCGCTTCGCCACACGCCGCCGCACCCGGGTTCACCGGAAAGATCAGACATGTACGGAACGGCGGCACTCCGCCTCGCGGTGTGCCGCCGAGCTCGGGGTCGAGACTGATCAGGTGTGGGAGCGGAACACCCAGATCCGCAGCATGAGGAACCGGACCGCTGTCGCCACCAGGTTCGCGGCCACCAGCACGGCGATTTCAGCGATCGGGTGCGGCCGGGTCCAGGCCGCGTGCAGCATGGCGAGCGAGCCGCTCGTCAACGCGAGACCGATTCCGAACACCACGAGTCCCTGCGCCTGATGACGCCAGGCGCCTTCCGTACCGCGCACTCCGAAGGTCACCCGCCGGTTCGCCGCGGTGTTCGCCACGGCGGTCGCCAGCAGCGCGGTGAGGTTCGCCCACTGCGGGCCCATGCCGGTGCGCAGCAGCGCGTAGAGCACCAGATAGGCGATCGTGCTCGCGATGCCCACCCCGGCGAACCGGATGAGCTGCCCGGTCAGGCCGGCCGGCGCGGGCCGTCCCAGCTGGTCCCGCAGGGAGGCGAGCGGAATGCGCCCGGAGCCGATTCCGCGGATGATCCGCACGATTCCCTTGAGGTCGGCGATCGCTGTCGAAACGATGTCGACGCGGCTGTCCGGATCGTCGACCCAGTCCACCGGAACCTCGTGGATGCGCAGCCCGGCCTTCTCCGCCAGCACCAGCATCTCGGTGTCGAAGAACCAGCCGGTGTCCTCCACCATCGGCAGCAGTCGCGCCGCCACATCCGCTCGGATCGCCTTGAATCCGCACTGAGCGTCGGAGAACCGGGCCGCCAGCGCGCCGCGCAGAATCAGGTTGTAGCTCCGGGAGATGAGTTCCCGTTTCGCGCCACGGACCACCCGCGAGCCACGGGCCAGCCGGGAGCCGATCGCCAGGTCCGAATGGCCGGAGATCAGGGGTGCCACCAGGGGAAGCAGTGCGCCGAGGTCGGTCGACAGGTCGACGTCCATATAGGCCAGAACAGTCGCATCGGAATGCGTCCAGACGTGTTTCAGAGCCCGCCCGCGACCCTTCTCGGCGAGGTGGACGGCGGCCACCTCGGGGTAGTTCTGAGTGAGCTCGCGCGCCACTTCCGCGGTTCCGTCCACACTGGCGTTGTCGGCGATCGTGATCCGGAACGGGTAGGGGAAATCCGCCGTGAGATAGGCGTGCAGCCGCTGCACACAGGGCCCGAGGTCGGCTTCCTCGTTGTAGACCGGAATCACCACATCGAGAACCGGCGAACCGACGAGACGCGGCCGGGCATCCTGCGAAGGCGCGGTCGAAAGGCTCATGACGGCAAATGTCCGTCGCGACGCTGAGGCCGCGTTATGCCCACCCTGCGAAGAATCTGTGAGCGGATGTACGAACGGCCCGCGCCCCGGTGGACGCGAGCCGTTCGACGACGAAGGAAAAGACGACGAAGGAAAAGACGACGAAGAAGACGAGGAACTAGGCGGTGGCCGGCGACGTCAGGTCGTAGACGGTGGTGCCGCCGACCGTCTTCGCCGTGTAGTTGGCGGTCACCCACTCGCTGATCTGCGAGCTCTCGTTGCTGCCGCCGTTACCGCCGCCACGACTGAACCCGCCGCCGCCGATGAAGTAGTGGATCTTCCCCTCGGCGACGTACTGCTGGAACTCGGCGAGCGTGGGCGACGGGTCGGTGCCGTTGAAGCCGCCGACCGCCATGACCGGCTTCTCGGTGGCCAGCTGATACCCGGACGCGCTCTGCGAGCCGATCGCCGCGGCGACCCAGGTGTACTGGTCGGCGTTCTCCTCGAGCAGCGCCTTCATCTCGTCGCTGACCTCGGCCGCGTCGAGCAGCCCGCCCATGCCGCCGCCACCGCGCATCCCGCCACCGGTACGCCCGCCGTCACCCTGAGCGCCACCGTTCTGGTTGCCGCCACCAGGAAAGCCCTGACCACCAGGAAAGCCCTGACCACCAGGAAAGCCCTGACCACCAGGAAAGCCCTGACCGCCAGGAAGGCCCTGACCGCCGCCGCCAGGAATGCCGCCCTGACCGCCACCACCAGGGAAGCCCTGACCGCCAGGAATGCCCTGACCACCGGCACCCCGACCGCCACGGCCCCCTCCGGGTCCACCGAAGCCGCCGGACACCGCGGGACCGGCCGACGGGATGGATCCGGTGTGCGGTTCCGACGCGGTCTGTACGGCGTACGCGGCTGGTCCTGCAAGACCAGCGACGGCCGCGACCGTAGCAGCGACCAGAGCCAACCGCCTGCTCAACCGGAAGGTGGCGATCACGGCGACCGCGGCGACCAGCCCGACGACGAGGACCGGGAGGCGGAGCCAGGGGAGGAAGTCGGAGCTGCGGCCCAGCAGCGTCCACGACCACCAGGCCGTCACCGCGATCGTCACGCCCAGGGTGACCGCCGCGACGATGTTGCGCCGGCGTTCCCACAGCAGGACCGAGCCCATCGCGACGACGCCGCCAATCGCCGGCGCCAGGGCGACCGTGTAGTACGCGTGGAAGATGCCCTGCATGAAACTGAAGATCAGCCCGGTCACGACCAGCCAGCCGCCCCAGACGATCAGACCGGCCCGCTGCAGATCGGTACGCGGACGGCGCAGTGTGATCACCAGGCCGGCGACCAGCACGATCAGCGCGGCGGGCAGCAGCCAGGAGATCTGACCGCCCTGCGCGCTCTCGAAGAGCCGCCCGAACCCGGAGGCGCCCCACATGCCGCCGCCGTTGCCACCGCCACCGCCGCCACCACCTCCGACGCTGCCGGTCTCCTCGCCGTTGAGCCGGCCGAGGCCGTTGTAGCCGAGGGTCAGTTCGAGGATGCTGTTGTTCTGCGAGCCGCCGATATAAGGCCGCATCGACGCCGGTACGAGTTCGACGATCGCGATGTACCACCCGGCCGACACCACCAGGGCGACCAGAGCCAGCACCAGCTGGACGAGACGCTTGCCCAGCTTCGGCGGTCCGGCGATCAGGTACGCGAGACCGAACGCCGGCACCACGAGCAGCGCTTGCAGCATCTTGGCGAGGAACCCGAACCCGAGGAAGACACCGGTCAGCACGATCCATTTGGTGGAGCCGGTCTCCACGGCGCGCAGGGTCGCGTACGCGGCGGCCACCATGAGGAGGACGAGCAGCGCGTCCGGATTGTTGAACCGGAACATCAGCACCGCGACCGGGGTGAGCGCCGAGATGAGGCCGGCGAGCAGACCCGCGGCCGGGCCGAAGCCACGCCGGACAGTGGCGTAGAGCAGTCCCGTGGTGGCGACGCCGAGCAGCGCCTGCGGTACCAGGATGCTCCACGAGCTGAGCCCGAAGATCCGCACCGACAACGCCATGATCCAGAGGCTGGCCGGTGTCTTGTCGACGGTGATCGAGTTGGCGGCGTCCGAGGAGCCGTAGAAGAACGCCTTCCAGCTCTCCGATCCGGCCTGCACGGCGGCCGAGTAGAACGCGTTGCCCCAGCCGGAGGCGCCGAGTCCCCAGATGTAGAGGACACCGGTGAGTACGAGCAGCGCGATCAGTGAAGGACGTATCCAGGCAGCGTCGTTGCGACCCAGCAGGAGGCGAGACGCACCGGTGCGATCTCGTGGGGGAGCCGGCTCCGCGGTCGCGGGCGCCGGCTCCTCGACTTCAGGCGGCAGCGTCGTGGTCATTCGGGTACTCCCCAGGGAGAGCTGGTGGATTCGTACCCGGTGAACGATTGACGGATGTTCTGTCGCTGCCTTGTGGCTCGGCTGTGTGTTAGTTGTGAGGGGACACCCGGCGCTTCGCCGACGCCGCCGTCAGCCGCTCCAAGGTGGACACCGTCGTGTCCCAGCCCATGCAGGCGTCGGTGACCGACTGGCCGTACTTCAGCTCGCCGCCGAGGTCCTGGCGTCCCGGCTCGATGAAGCTCTCCAGCATGACGCCGCTGATCGCGCGCTGACCGGCCTCCACCTGCGCGGCGATGTCCTCGGCCACGATCGGCTGACGCTTGTGGTCCTTGTTGCTGTTGCCGTGCGAGCAGTCGATGACGAGACGCTCGGGCAGCCCGGCCTTGCGCAGCAGTTCCACCGACGCGGCGACGTCCTCAGCGCTGTAGTTCGGCTTGCCGCCACCGCCGCGCAGGACCAGGTGACAGTCCGGGTTGCCGGTGGTGTGCAGGATCGCCGGGGTGCCGGAGTAGTCGATGCCGGGGAAGACGTGCTGCGCCGCAGCGGCCTGGATGGCGTCGACAGCGGTGGAGACGCTGCCGTCGGGGCGGTTCTTCATGCCGATCGGCATCGACAGCCCCGAGGAGAGCTGGCGGTGCACCTGCGACTCGACGGTCCGCGCGCCGATCGCACCCCACGCCACGGTGTCGGCGATGTACTGCGGGGTGATCGGGTCGAGGAACTCGACGGCGACCGGCAGCCCGCGGCCGACGACCTCGAGCAGCAGCTTGCGGGCCACCCGCAGGCCGGTGCCGACGTCCCCGGAGCCGTCCAGCGCCGGGTCCATGATCAGACCCTTCCAGCCGACCGTGGAGCGCGGCTTCTCGAAGTACACCCGCATCACGATGAGCAGGTCCTCGCTGAGCCGATCCGCTTGCTCCTGCAGAAGAGAAGCGTATTCACCGGCGGCGATCGGGTCGTGCACCGAGCACGGGCCGACCACGACCAGCAGACGCTGATCTCGGCCGTTCAGCACGTCCTCGACCTGTTTGCGGCCCTCCAGCACGGTGTCGTGCAATTCAGCCGTGAGCGGCAGCTCGTGGTGCAGCAGCGCCGGGCTCATCAGCGGGACGACCTTCTCGATGCGCTGGTCGCGGACTCGCTGCACCTCAGGGGCGGTCATGGCTTTCTCTCTCTCCTCGGCCGGCGCCGCCGAGGAGGCGAGAGCCGGCTTGCTTGACGCAAACAAAAAGGCAGCGACGTCATGTCGCTGCCTCAGCCGGCTCTGGCGGGTGTCTCAGGTCATGGGGTCATGGCCGAGGCACCGGCTTCAGCCGGCCTCGTAAACCAATAAAACGACCACGTCCGAGACACGCCGCCAGCATAGCCGCCTCACCGCGCCGGATGTAGCTCCTGCGCGTGTTGTTCAGCTGTTGGGACGACCGGGGGTGGGCCGAGCGGCAGCATCACGGTGAAGACCGTCTGACCCGGGCGACTCTGTACGCCGACCTTCCCGCGGTGCGAAGTCACCACGGCATGCACGATCGACAGGCCCAGACCGGTGCTGCCGGCCGCCCGCGACCGGGAGCTGTCACCCCTGGTGAACCGCTCGAAGATCCGCGACGACAGGTCCTGCGGGATGCCGGGACCGTCGTCGATCACCTGGAGCACCGCGGCGTTCGGCACCTGACCGACCTTGATCGTGACGGTCGAGCCCTCCGGCGTATGGGTGCGGGCGTTCGCCAGCAGGTTCGCGAGCACCTGGTGCAGCCGGGCGCCGTCGCCGATCACCGTGACCGGCTCCTCGGGCAGGTCCAGCTGCCAGTAGTGGCGTGGCCCGGCAGCGTGCGCGTCGCTCGTCGCGTCGACGGCGAGCATGGTGAGGTCGACCGGGTCCTGGGCGAGCGGCCGGCCGGCGTCCAGGCGGGCCAGCAGCAGGAGGTCCTCGACGAGCGCGGTCATCCGCTTCGCCTCGGACTCGACGCGGGTCAGCACGTGCGCGATCTCGTCGGGGATGACCTGGCGGCTGCGGCGGCTCAACTCGGCGTACCCGCGGATGGCGGCGAGCGGGGTCCGCAGCTCGTGGCTGGCGTCGGCGACGAACTGCCGCACCTGCATCTCGCTGGCGTGCCGTGCCTCCAGGGCGTTGCCGACGTGGTCGAGCATCCGGTTCAGCGCGGCGCCGACCTGCCCGACCTCGGTACGGGGATCGGTGTCCTGCTCGGGGACGCGCTGCGCGAGCTGCACCTCGCCGCGGTCCAGCCGGAGCTCGGAGACGCGGGTCGCGGTGGCCGCCACCCGATCGAGGGGCTTGAGGGTACGGCGGACGATGAGCGCCCCACCCCAGCCGGCGATGAGCAGCGAACCGAGGACCACGCAGCCGGTGAACATGGCGACGACGAAGAGGGTGTGGTTGACGTTCTCCAGAGGCAGCGCCGCGATGACCACGTAGGGGGTGCCGCCCTCACCGCCGAATCCGCCGACGTTCGCGGTCCAGGCGATGGCGCGGAACTCGCCGAGGTCTCCGAGATCGACGTCCACCTCGTTGCCGCCGGCCGCTAGAGCCGTGCTGGTCAGCGTGGTCTGGTTAGCGGCGTCGAGCAGGTCGTAGTCGTTGCCGCCCTGATTCGTCGCGCTCGTCGCGTCCTCGAACTTGATCAGACCGCCACCCTCGGAGGACGAGGTGTCGGAGGGGTCGAGGAAGAGCAGGATCGAGCCGCGCGAGACGTTCGGGGGAGGCGATTCGAGAGGGCTGGAGTTCGATCGCGTGGGTACGTTCTCCGGCAGACTGCCGAAGTCGCCGGGCGGCTTGCCCCAGTTGCCGCCGCCGCGGACCGCGAACTTCTGGGCGTCCTGGAGCTGCTCGTCGATCTGGTGGTAGAGGGACTTGTGCAGGTAGATCTCGGCGGTGCTGCCGACGACGAGACCCAGCACGGCCAGCAGGGCGATCATGATGGCGACCAGCCGGGTGCGCAGTGGCCAGCCGGCTGGGCTGCGCCAGCGGGCGGGGCGGGGGGAACGGGTCATCGCGGCAGTCATCGCCTTCAGTCGGCGGGCTTGAGGACGTATCCGGCCCCGCGCATGGTGTGGATCATCGGGGCCCGGCCGGCGTCGATCTTCTTGCGCAGGTACGAGATGTAGAGCTCGACGACGTTGGCCTGGCCGCCGAAGTCGTAGTTCCACACCCGGTCGAGGATCTGCGGCTTGCTGAGCACCCGCCGCGGGTTGCGCATGAGGTAGCGCAGCAGCTCGAACTCGGTGGCGGTCAGCGTGATCAGGTCACCGCCGCGGCGGACCTCGTGCGAGTCCTCGTCCAGTGTGAGGTCGCCGACGACGAGCTGCGACTCGGTGCGCATCGGGGCGTGACCCATCCGGCGCATCAGGCCGCGGAGCCGGGCCACGACCTCTTCCAGGCTGAACGGCTTCGTCACGTAGTCGTCGCCGCCGGCGGTGAGACCGGTGATCCGGTCCTCGACCGAATCCTTCGCGGTCAGGAAGAGCACCGGGACCTCGGGGGACTCGCCGCGCAGGCGGCGCAGCACCTCCAGCCCGTCGATGTCGGGCAGCATCATGTCGAGGATGACGGCGTCCGGACGGAACTCCCGGGCCGTACGCACCGCGGTCATGCCGTCGCCGGCGCTCTTGACCTCCCAGCCCTCGTAGCGCAGCGCCATCGAGAGCAGCTCGGCGAGGGTCGGCTCGTCGTCCACCACAAGGACGCGGACCGGCGTCCCGTCGGGCCGCCGGAGTTCGGTGCTGGAGTCTGTGTTCGCCATCGTCATGCCCCTACTGTGGTGGGCGTCGCTCTGCGCCGGCTTTTCGTTTCCTGTGTAGTAGCTGTGTAGTCCCACAGGGACCTTCGGCACGCGGGTTCCCGCATTGAGGCAATCAGCGCGGGCTTCACCCGGCAAAAGGGAATAAGAGCGATAATAGGTACGTGAGAAGCGATTCCAAACTGCTCGCGATACTGCTGCTCACCGGGGGGATCGCGCTTCTGCTGCTGAAGCGGTGACGGTCAGCACGGCATCCCGGAGCTCCGACGCGCCCCGCTTGAGCCGTTCGGTGTAGAGCGGCCGGTTCCACGCCGGCCAGGTCACCCGTCCGGTGGCCTGGTCGGTGCCGGACGCCGACACCGTGACGGTCATGCCGGCGCTCTCCCTGGTGGCACGCGCCGCCTGCCCGGACACGGCCGCCGGGACGAGCACCCGGTGCGCCGACGGATCCGCGAAACCCAGGAGCGCCCACGGCGCCCGTACCGTCAGATCATCACCTGCCAGGCGCCACAACGCCCGGGTCTCCTCCCCGTCGCCGTGCCGGAGCAGACCCGCGTTCTGCAGCTCGGAGCGGCCGGTCAGCAGCTCGTACCGGCGCCATCCGGAGGGCGCCGGGCCCCGGGAGATCTGATCGCCGGGATGGTCGACAGGCAGAGGATCAAGAGCTTCGCGCAGGTACGCCTGACCGCTCAGCGCGATCAAGTCCAGCTCGAACACCACGTCGGCGGCGTGGTCGCCACTGCCGGGTCCCGGAGTTCCGGAGATCTCCGGTAGCAGGTCGAATCCGATCGTCACCCGGTGCGGCCGGCTTCCACGCAACCGGATTCCGAGGCGCAGGCACGCGTCGTCCACCTCCGCGGTGACCCGCCGGGCCGGCCAGCCGTCCGGGGTGTCGAGCAGCACTCGGCTGGTCCGGACGGCCGGGTCGAACGCGAGCAGGCCGGAGTGCTGCTCGCTGGTCAGGGCGTCGTGCCAGAGCTGCCGCCGGGCCGGGTCCTGGTGGGATGCGGTGTTCCAGGCCGACTTGAACCACTCGTCGGCCCAGCCCGCGAGGAAACCGCCGGACAGCCCGAGGCGGTGGATCGTCAGCAGCATCTCGGCGTCGATGCGCAGGGCGTCCCGTTCGCTGTGGTCGCCGCGGGAGTGGCCGAGGGGCGCACTGCCCGACGATCCGATCGAGGAGGGCACGCCGACCTCGGTGATGAGGATGGGGAGATCGTCCCGGCGGGTGAAAGAGGACGGATCCGGATAACCGGCGAACGTGCCGCCCGGCCAGTCGCCGGTGGCCCGCACGTGTCCGGCCGAAAGCCGGGGCGAGGAGACGAACGCGATCGGCCGGCTCAGGCCCAGGGCCACGAGGCGGCCTGCCAGTTCGTCCATCGTCGCCGCGAGCCGTTGCTCGTCCGGGCTCGCCTCGCCGGTGCCGTGGAAGTACCGCCCGGTGGAGACGCCGGAGTGATCGCCTTCCGGATCGATGATCCAGGCGGCCAGCCACGGCGTCACATCGGCGTCCCACACCCCGCCGGCACGGCCCGGCTTCGGCGGCCGGGCCAGCTCACCGGTGACCGCCTGCACGGCGTCCCGGAGTTCGTCGGAGATGGCCGCGACACCCTGGAACAGGTAGATCGGGCGGTCCGGGTCGGCGAGGTTGTGCCGGGCCAGCTCGCGGTAGAACGCCGGCGGGTGGATCGTGTACGTCCGCACCGCCCGGATGCCGAGCCGGCCCATCGCGGCGAGCCAGTTCCGGTACTGCGAGGCGGTGATCGACAGCTCGCCGGGCTGGAAGCCGGGCGTGGTGCTGCCCAGGTTCACGCCGGCCAGGAAGGTCCGGTCGCCGCCTGCGGTGTGCAGTGCGAGCCGGGTTCCGCTGCTGCTCGCGAGGGTGGTGAGCCCTTGCCGGGTGACCGGGGCGGGCGCCCACGACGAGCCGGACTCGGGCAGCGCAGGCAGCGCGGGAACGCCGGCGATCGGGATGGCGGCCGGCGCGCGCGGCGGGGCGCCACCGGCCAGGCCGAGACAGGCGCCGACAGTGACGATTCCGGCGAACCATGCGCGGACGCGCCCGAACCGGAAACGTTCCGGGGCGGACACCAGGTTGATCGGGAAGTCCCCCACCCAGGCATTCTCTGCCCATCATCTGCCCGCGGCGTTGGCAATTGCGGCGAATTGTCGGGAAGCTGGAGGTGAGGGAACACTCGCCGTCGTCTCGATGTTGTGCGAGCGTTGGTTCCTGTCGGCGGCGCGATCGTGTGGGGAGCGTGACGTGGATCTTCTCCAGGAGTACCGCAGGGCGACCTTCTTCTTCGAGTCCGGCGATCCGCTCGGCGCCGCGAAGCTGCTCGAGCCGATCGTGGAGGCCGAGCCGCACAACACCGCGGTCCGGCAGCTGCTGGCCCGGGCCTATTTCAACTCGGCGCAGCTGAACGGCGCGGAGACCCAGCTGCGCGTGCTGATCGAGCACGATCCGTCCGATCACTACGCGCACCACGTGCTCGGCCGGACTCTGGAGCGGGCCGGTCGTTTTCGTGAGGCGCTGCCGCACCTGCGGCTGGCTGCTGCCATGAAGACGCAGCCGGACTATCAGGAGGCATTGCGCAGGGTCGAGACCTGGCTCGGCAAGAACGACGCCGCGTAGGGTTTCTGATCGTGAAGCTGAAGCTGGATCTGCACGACATCTTCAACAAGGGCCACGAGATCGACCGTGCCCTGCGAGGTGTCATCGACGAGGCCATCCAGAAGAAGGCCGCGATGGTCGAGATCATCCCTGGCAAGGGAAGCGGAGCACTGAAGAAGAAGGTGCTCCGCTTCCTCGACCAGAAGGAGATCAAGCAGCTCTACCACCGGGTGGAGAAGGACGGCGACAACTGGGGCCGTCTCTTCGTCCACTTCCGGCACGACGCGCCGACCGGCCGGCGTGGCAGGGGACGCTAAAGCGTGTAGGACTTGGCGATCGCCACCATCTCGCTGCTGTGCGATCCCAGGACACCCACGCCCGGCGGCCGGGCCTGGAACCCGGGGATGGTCGCCACGTCGTCGGTGGCGTCCATCGCCCGGAACGTGACGGGTCCGGTGCCCCGGACCGTCAGAACGATCTCGACCCCCTCGGCCGGCGGCGCGTGGAAGACGAACCCGAAACCCCAGCCGTCCCCGGCGACCCCGGTCACGTCGACCGGACGGCCGGCGACTGTCGCCCGGGTGACGGCCGTGGCCTCGGCCACGTGCAGCGTCACGAACCGGGCCGGTCGCTGAGGCTTCAGCGACAACCGCAGCGTGCGTTCACCGGACGAAGCCGAATCCCCGGACAGGGTCAGCAGCGGCGGCGGGAGGTCGGACCAGGCCGTCGCCGGACCACTCCGCAACTCCTCGTCGCCGAACGCCGGCAGCGAAGCGGTGACCGTGGCGGCCGGCTCGGTGAGGTACTGCGCCGTCCAGTCCTGCGGGTCGGCCTCGTGGCTCAGCCAGCGGGCCTGCTGCGTGTCGGCGTCGAGGGCGTACATCAGGTGGGTGAGCGACGGATGCTCCTCGTCGAACCGGTCCACGGCCAGACCGGTCGCGGTGCAGGCCAGCACGGCGAGCAGGGCGATCACGGACGGGACCGCGCCGAGCCGCCGGGCCGTCAGCGCCTCCAGGCCCCGGGCGCCGCCCGCCGCCGGGTGGACCAGGTCGACGACCGGTAGCAGCGCGAGACCGAGCAGCACGGTCAGGAACGCGCCGACCCCGGCCATCGGCATGCCCAGCGCGGGGAAGAGCATCAGCACGGTCGGCAGCAGGATCACCACGGCGACCACGGCGCCGAGCGCGATGGCGGGCACCGCGAGCCGCGGCACGCTGATGGCGAGAACGGCCGCGAGGGCCCCGGCCAGGGCAGGCAGCGAGGCCAGATAGGCGCCACCGGGCGTCACCGCCGCGAGCACCACACCGAGCACGGCCAGCCAGCCGAAACCGGCCACGGCCAGCGCGGCCGGGCCGATCCTGCGGCGCAGCAGCGCGTACCAGGCGAGGACGGTGAACGCGGCCAGCGCGATCACGGCGAGCCGGTACCAGAGTGGACGGTAGGGGTCGATCGGGAGGCCGCCGTACTCCGGGCGGATCACGACGAGCAGTGCCCACAGACCCTGGGCCAGGGCCGGGGCCAGCACGATCGGGATCAGTGCCAGGCCGGCTGCCGCTGCCATCCGGGGGCCGGTGGCGCGGTGCTGTCGGCGTACCAGGAGGGCAAGAGCGACGACCGCGACCAGAGCGAGCACCGCGAGTGGCCAGACCAGCGCGCCCGGGTAGCTGACCAGCAGCCCCGGCACCGGGAAGTAGGTGGCGTCGCCGCCCTCGCCGATGCCCGCCAGATCCCGGCCGCCGAGTTCCCGGAGCACCGCGAGGGTGTTCGCGCCGTGATGCTGCAGGCTGGCCCGGTTCATCGACTCGGGGGTGTCGGTCGGCGCGTGGTAGACCGCGGCGCCGTCGATGTAGGCGGCGTTCAGCCCGAGGAAGCCGGCATCCAGGAACGGGGTGAAGTCGGTGTCGTTCGGCAGCAGGCGGTAGATCTCGACAGCGAACGAGGTGCCGACCGGCTGCTTCGCGTGCGCGTACGCCCCGACCAGCTTTCCGTTGTTCTCCGAGGTCTCGAACATGATCGCCGGGCCGTCGCTGCCGCGGGCCTCCAGGTTGAGGACGACGCCGCCGTCCCGGGCCAGCGGGTGCTGGTCGACGAACGCCTTCGCACCGCAGAGACAGGCCTCCTCGGCGTCGGTGAGCACCAGCACCACATCGTTGCGGAGCTTGTCGCCGGCGCTGGTCAGCGCGCGGGCGATCTCCAGGATCGAGGCGGTGCCCGCGGCGTCGTCGTTGCCGCCCGGGCCGACCTGCGCCGAGTCGTAGTGGGCGACCAGGAAGATCCGTCCGGTCGAGGCGGCGCCGGGGATCAGCGTGACGACGTTGCGGACCCGGGCCAGGCCGGCACCGCCCGCGCTCGCCGACAGGGTGCCGCCCTGGATCGTCACGGTGTCCTGCGACTCGGGGGACAGACCGAGGCCGCGCAAGGTCTCGATCAGGTGGTCGTGCACCTTCTCGTTGGCCGGGCTGCCGGCCGGATGCGGCACCGCGGCGATCGTGCGTACCTCCGCGAAGGCGCGCTCGGCGCTGAACTCGCCGGCCGGGGCCGAGGCGGGCAGCGGCGCCGGCGGGGTGATCGACCTGATCGCCGCGAACCCGGCCA comes from the Actinoplanes sp. OR16 genome and includes:
- a CDS encoding DUF3040 domain-containing protein, giving the protein MLSKEDNRRLAQLERQLQRDDPEFCARMGGGNFSVSATGRPPLPLFIIAAVLAVISVVFGLVGWWVAGSLVAAWSVATAIASAVRWRRYRNH
- a CDS encoding bifunctional glycosyltransferase family 2/GtrA family protein — its product is MSLSTAPSQDARPRLVGSPVLDVVIPVYNEEADLGPCVQRLHAYLTADFPYPFRITIADNASVDGTAEVARELTQNYPEVAAVHLAEKGRGRALKHVWTHSDATVLAYMDVDLSTDLGALLPLVAPLISGHSDLAIGSRLARGSRVVRGAKRELISRSYNLILRGALAARFSDAQCGFKAIRADVAARLLPMVEDTGWFFDTEMLVLAEKAGLRIHEVPVDWVDDPDSRVDIVSTAIADLKGIVRIIRGIGSGRIPLASLRDQLGRPAPAGLTGQLIRFAGVGIASTIAYLVLYALLRTGMGPQWANLTALLATAVANTAANRRVTFGVRGTEGAWRHQAQGLVVFGIGLALTSGSLAMLHAAWTRPHPIAEIAVLVAANLVATAVRFLMLRIWVFRSHT
- a CDS encoding glycosyltransferase family 39 protein, producing MTTTLPPEVEEPAPATAEPAPPRDRTGASRLLLGRNDAAWIRPSLIALLVLTGVLYIWGLGASGWGNAFYSAAVQAGSESWKAFFYGSSDAANSITVDKTPASLWIMALSVRIFGLSSWSILVPQALLGVATTGLLYATVRRGFGPAAGLLAGLISALTPVAVLMFRFNNPDALLVLLMVAAAYATLRAVETGSTKWIVLTGVFLGFGFLAKMLQALLVVPAFGLAYLIAGPPKLGKRLVQLVLALVALVVSAGWYIAIVELVPASMRPYIGGSQNNSILELTLGYNGLGRLNGEETGSVGGGGGGGGGNGGGMWGASGFGRLFESAQGGQISWLLPAALIVLVAGLVITLRRPRTDLQRAGLIVWGGWLVVTGLIFSFMQGIFHAYYTVALAPAIGGVVAMGSVLLWERRRNIVAAVTLGVTIAVTAWWSWTLLGRSSDFLPWLRLPVLVVGLVAAVAVIATFRLSRRLALVAATVAAVAGLAGPAAYAVQTASEPHTGSIPSAGPAVSGGFGGPGGGRGGRGAGGQGIPGGQGFPGGGGQGGIPGGGGQGLPGGQGFPGGQGFPGGQGFPGGQGFPGGGNQNGGAQGDGGRTGGGMRGGGGMGGLLDAAEVSDEMKALLEENADQYTWVAAAIGSQSASGYQLATEKPVMAVGGFNGTDPSPTLAEFQQYVAEGKIHYFIGGGGFSRGGGNGGSNESSQISEWVTANYTAKTVGGTTVYDLTSPATA
- a CDS encoding 3-deoxy-7-phosphoheptulonate synthase encodes the protein MTAPEVQRVRDQRIEKVVPLMSPALLHHELPLTAELHDTVLEGRKQVEDVLNGRDQRLLVVVGPCSVHDPIAAGEYASLLQEQADRLSEDLLIVMRVYFEKPRSTVGWKGLIMDPALDGSGDVGTGLRVARKLLLEVVGRGLPVAVEFLDPITPQYIADTVAWGAIGARTVESQVHRQLSSGLSMPIGMKNRPDGSVSTAVDAIQAAAAQHVFPGIDYSGTPAILHTTGNPDCHLVLRGGGGKPNYSAEDVAASVELLRKAGLPERLVIDCSHGNSNKDHKRQPIVAEDIAAQVEAGQRAISGVMLESFIEPGRQDLGGELKYGQSVTDACMGWDTTVSTLERLTAASAKRRVSPHN
- a CDS encoding HAMP domain-containing sensor histidine kinase: MTRSPRPARWRSPAGWPLRTRLVAIMIALLAVLGLVVGSTAEIYLHKSLYHQIDEQLQDAQKFAVRGGGNWGKPPGDFGSLPENVPTRSNSSPLESPPPNVSRGSILLFLDPSDTSSSEGGGLIKFEDATSATNQGGNDYDLLDAANQTTLTSTALAAGGNEVDVDLGDLGEFRAIAWTANVGGFGGEGGTPYVVIAALPLENVNHTLFVVAMFTGCVVLGSLLIAGWGGALIVRRTLKPLDRVAATATRVSELRLDRGEVQLAQRVPEQDTDPRTEVGQVGAALNRMLDHVGNALEARHASEMQVRQFVADASHELRTPLAAIRGYAELSRRSRQVIPDEIAHVLTRVESEAKRMTALVEDLLLLARLDAGRPLAQDPVDLTMLAVDATSDAHAAGPRHYWQLDLPEEPVTVIGDGARLHQVLANLLANARTHTPEGSTVTIKVGQVPNAAVLQVIDDGPGIPQDLSSRIFERFTRGDSSRSRAAGSTGLGLSIVHAVVTSHRGKVGVQSRPGQTVFTVMLPLGPPPVVPTAEQHAQELHPAR
- a CDS encoding response regulator transcription factor encodes the protein MTMANTDSSTELRRPDGTPVRVLVVDDEPTLAELLSMALRYEGWEVKSAGDGMTAVRTAREFRPDAVILDMMLPDIDGLEVLRRLRGESPEVPVLFLTAKDSVEDRITGLTAGGDDYVTKPFSLEEVVARLRGLMRRMGHAPMRTESQLVVGDLTLDEDSHEVRRGGDLITLTATEFELLRYLMRNPRRVLSKPQILDRVWNYDFGGQANVVELYISYLRKKIDAGRAPMIHTMRGAGYVLKPAD